The region AAGCCGATATCAACGTTTTTCGTCCCTCAAACGGCACTTGGTACCGTATCAATAGTCTGACAAATTCGTTCTTCGGAATTCAGTTCGGCTCTCCGGCAGACAAAGCCGTTATGGGAGATTTCGACGGCGATAAAAAAGCCGACATCGCAGTTTGGCGTCCATTAAACGGAGCGTGGTACATCCTTCGTTCTAACGGCGCGATCTATGCCGAACTTTTTGGCCTATCAACAGATATTCCAACATCGGCAGATTATGATGGCGACGGCAAAACAGATATTTCGGTCTATCGCCCGTCGAACGGAACTTGGTATCGAATGAACAGTGCTAACAATTCTTTCTCTGCGGTGCAGTTTGGTATTGGCTCTGATGATCCTATTCAGTCTTATTATGTAAGGTAAGATTAGGTTTTAGGTCGGATCATTCGATAACTGATAAAATCAATCCACGATGATCGGGGTGGTTAATCTTTACGAGACTAATATCGGCGATATTTTTTCGTGGGATCAGGTCAGCTCGATCCACAAAATTCGCAATGGCATCTATCAACTAAACGGTCGCCTCATCTCACTGCTCACCGATTTTGGCCGTATAAATCCTTGTTATCCTGATGTTCACGGCGACACGCAAGATTCCATCCTCTACACCGGAAACGGACGTCGCGGTGATCAAAAACTCGACGCACAAAACAGAGCTTTGCTTAACGCCATTCCTCTTGAGATAAGCGTGCCGCTTTTCAACAAACTAAAGCCAGGCCGTTGGGAATTTCTCGGTCACTGGAGCGTGACCGACGGCAAGTATATTTACGACCAGTCGCAGCAACGAATGGTATGGAAATTTACGCTGGAAAAGTCCATAAACTAGATCATTTTTTGCCAAGTTCAACTGCCCGCTTATACGCCGCATAAACGGCCTTAGAAAGCACTGTCCTCAGCGATCCTTTTTCCATTTGGTAGATGGCTTCGGCGGATGTTCCGCCGGGTGAGGTGACCATGTTGCGGAGTTCGGCGGGGTGTTTGTGCGATTCCATGGCGAATTTTACCGAGCCGAGCATCGTTTCCTGGACGAGTTCTTTTGCCATATCGCGCGAAAATCCGAGGTGCACTCCGGCGTCGGTCAACGCTTCCATGACCATAAAGATATAAGTCGGCCCGGTCGCCGAAAGCGATGTGGCCATGTCGATCATATTTTCGGTCTCGACAAAAAGCTCCTTTCCGAGTGCGGCCAAGATCTCACGAACGTGGCCGCGTTCCGCTTCGACGACAGCTTCGGTGCATGTCCAAGCAGTGATGCCGGCGCCGATCTGCGAAGGCGTATTCGGCATTGCACGGACGATCTTAGCCGTGCCGAGTTCGTCGGCAAGATGCTCGATGGTTGCACCCGCAATAATCGAAAGGACAAGTTGATCGAGGTGCAGAACACCGTTGAGATCCACCAACACACGCCCGAGTCGCTGCGGCTTTATACAAAGGACGACAGCCGAATTTTCTTGTCCGACAACAGTCTTTGCGGCGTCCGCATTGTGCTCGAAAACCTTGATTCCGTATTTTTCCGCTAATTCCTTCCGTCGCGATTCACGCGGATGGCTCGCGACGACATTTTTCGGATCGACAAGGTTCTTTCGCAGCAGCCCGGCGGCCATCGATTCGCCCATCACACCGCAGCCGATAAACGCCAAATGCAAATTTTTCAGATCGTTAGCCATATATCACTCGTTTGTTAAAAGATACCCGTTAAGGCAAAATATCGTAATAGAAAAGTCGATTTAACCACTTATGACCATTGCCGAACAACTCGAATTCCTGAAAAAGGGCACGGTTGACCTTATTCGCGAAGAAGATCTGCTGAAGAAACTCGAACGTTCCGCCAAGACCGGCAAGCTCCTGCGCGTCAAGCTCGGCCTCGACCCGACCGCTCCAGACATTCATCTTGGGCATACGGTCGTCATTCGTAAATTAAAGGCGTTTCAGGACCTCGGCCACACGGTAATTTTTCTGATCGGTGATTTTACGGGCATGATCGGCGACCCTTCTGGCAAGAACGTTACACGGCCGCCGCTTTCGCGTGAAGAGATCGACGCCAACGCCGAAACGTATAAGACACAGATGTTCAAACTGCTCGATCCTGAGAAGACCGAGCTGCGTTTCAACGGCGAATGGATGGACAAATTCACCGCCGCCGATTTTGTTAGGTTGTGTGCTAAAACGACGGTCAAACAAATTCTCGAACGCGATGATTTCACCAAGCGAATGGCCGACGAAAAGCCGATCTCGCTCCACGAACTGCTCTATCCGTTGGTGCAGGGCTACGATTCCGTCGCACTTGAAGCCGATGTTGAGCTTGGCGGTACGGACCAAAAATTCAATCTGCTGATGGGCCGCAATCTTCAACGTGAGTTCGACCAGGAGCCGCAAGTCATCATCACAACGCCGCTTCTTGAGGGTCTCGACGGCGTCAACAAAATGTCGAAATCGCTCCACAACTACATCGGGATCACCGAGCCGGCGAGCGAGATGTTTGGCAAGATAATGTCGATCTCGGACGAGCTGATGTGGAAATATTACGAGCTTTTGACAGACTTAACCAGATCTCAAATTTCAGATC is a window of Chloracidobacterium sp. DNA encoding:
- a CDS encoding pyrroline-5-carboxylate reductase, with product MANDLKNLHLAFIGCGVMGESMAAGLLRKNLVDPKNVVASHPRESRRKELAEKYGIKVFEHNADAAKTVVGQENSAVVLCIKPQRLGRVLVDLNGVLHLDQLVLSIIAGATIEHLADELGTAKIVRAMPNTPSQIGAGITAWTCTEAVVEAERGHVREILAALGKELFVETENMIDMATSLSATGPTYIFMVMEALTDAGVHLGFSRDMAKELVQETMLGSVKFAMESHKHPAELRNMVTSPGGTSAEAIYQMEKGSLRTVLSKAVYAAYKRAVELGKK
- a CDS encoding tyrosine--tRNA ligase → MTIAEQLEFLKKGTVDLIREEDLLKKLERSAKTGKLLRVKLGLDPTAPDIHLGHTVVIRKLKAFQDLGHTVIFLIGDFTGMIGDPSGKNVTRPPLSREEIDANAETYKTQMFKLLDPEKTELRFNGEWMDKFTAADFVRLCAKTTVKQILERDDFTKRMADEKPISLHELLYPLVQGYDSVALEADVELGGTDQKFNLLMGRNLQREFDQEPQVIITTPLLEGLDGVNKMSKSLHNYIGITEPASEMFGKIMSISDELMWKYYELLTDLTRSQISDLRSQIEAGENPRNIKVSLAKLIIKDFHSSSDADAAEDDFTRRFVQKEIPDEIEEKKITAGTYKLAELLAETGLAASKGEARRLIEQGGVKVNGEKASAANADIAIDADGVLFQVGKRKFLKVLAN